The following proteins come from a genomic window of Ferrovibrio sp. MS7:
- a CDS encoding inositol monophosphatase family protein, whose amino-acid sequence MRHLEDRPLLLDAVREAGAVALKYFRDGVKSWNKQPNDPVSEADIAIDKLLRARLVDTRPGYGWLSEESASAAAVGDAATWVVDPIDGTRAFIAAKPEFAVSVALMAEGQPVLAAIFNPATDEFFEAATGDGAKLNGKTIRASGHGTLAEARLLASRRTFDRHGWLARTGKAEFEHRNSIAYRMALVAAGRFDAALSLSEKSDWDIAAADLVVREAGGRISTADGAPLRYDAPRHRHPSVIATGPWLHDELVDLLKTRKRDGHD is encoded by the coding sequence ATGCGCCATCTGGAAGACCGCCCGCTGCTGCTCGATGCCGTGCGCGAAGCCGGCGCGGTGGCGTTGAAGTATTTCCGCGATGGCGTGAAATCCTGGAACAAGCAGCCGAACGATCCGGTCTCGGAAGCCGATATCGCTATCGACAAGCTGCTGCGCGCGCGGCTGGTGGATACCCGGCCCGGCTATGGCTGGCTGTCAGAGGAAAGCGCCTCGGCGGCAGCGGTGGGCGATGCCGCCACCTGGGTGGTCGATCCGATCGACGGCACCCGCGCCTTCATTGCCGCCAAGCCGGAATTCGCCGTCAGTGTTGCGCTGATGGCGGAAGGCCAGCCGGTGCTGGCGGCGATCTTCAATCCTGCCACCGATGAATTCTTTGAGGCCGCCACCGGCGATGGCGCCAAGCTGAACGGCAAGACGATCCGCGCCTCCGGCCATGGGACGCTGGCGGAAGCCCGCCTGCTGGCCAGCCGCCGCACCTTCGACCGCCATGGCTGGCTCGCCCGCACCGGCAAGGCGGAGTTCGAGCACCGCAATTCCATCGCCTACCGCATGGCTTTGGTGGCAGCCGGCCGCTTCGATGCCGCGCTCTCTTTAAGCGAGAAGAGCGACTGGGATATCGCCGCCGCCGACCTGGTGGTGCGCGAGGCCGGGGGCCGCATCAGCACCGCCGATGGCGCACCCCTGCGCTACGACGCCCCGCGCCACCGCCATCCCAGCGTGATCGCCACCGGCCCATGGCTGCATGATGAATTGGTCGATCTGCTGAAAACGCGCAAGCGCGACGGCCACGACTAG
- a CDS encoding TldD/PmbA family protein: protein MTDFNARANEAKSLLGDLIAAARKAGADAADAVYHESRSLSAGVRLGQPEDVESSESREIGLRVLIGQRQACVSTTDFGKDAVAALIERGVAMAKLAPEDKFCGLADPSELATTAVDLDQLDGVELDMAQLLERAKTCEAAALAVSGVTNSEGASASRSLGLTAYAASNGFSGAGFSGSHSLSAVAIAGKDTGMERDYDYSAALHFADLAAPEVIGRSAGERAVRRLNPRKIESQALPVVYDNRVANSLIGHLSGAINGAAVARGTSFLKDKMGEEIFAPGLDVIDDPLRPRGFRSRWFDMEGVARQRRKLIDQGRLTTWLMDCATARQLGLKSTGHASRGTSSPPSPGATNLYLAAGKQSVEELLGGIARGLYVIEMMGSSVNPLTGDYSRGAAGFLIENGKLTDPVSEITIAGNLKEMFKRITPASDLVFRYGTDAPTVLVEGMTIAGR from the coding sequence GCGTCAGGCTGGGCCAGCCCGAGGATGTGGAAAGCTCGGAGAGCCGCGAGATCGGCCTGCGGGTGCTGATCGGCCAGCGCCAAGCCTGCGTCTCCACCACCGATTTCGGCAAGGACGCCGTGGCGGCCCTGATCGAGCGCGGCGTGGCGATGGCCAAACTGGCGCCGGAAGACAAATTCTGCGGCCTTGCCGATCCGTCCGAACTCGCCACCACCGCCGTTGACCTCGACCAGCTCGATGGCGTCGAACTCGACATGGCGCAGTTGCTGGAGCGCGCCAAGACCTGTGAGGCCGCCGCCCTTGCCGTCAGCGGCGTGACCAATTCCGAAGGCGCCTCGGCCTCGCGCAGCCTGGGCCTCACGGCCTATGCCGCCTCCAACGGCTTCAGCGGCGCCGGTTTCAGCGGCTCGCACAGCCTTTCAGCCGTCGCCATTGCCGGAAAGGATACCGGCATGGAGCGGGACTATGATTACAGCGCCGCGCTGCATTTCGCCGATCTTGCCGCGCCCGAAGTGATCGGCCGCTCAGCCGGCGAGCGCGCCGTGCGCCGGCTCAATCCGCGCAAGATCGAGAGCCAGGCCCTGCCGGTGGTCTACGACAACCGCGTTGCCAACAGCCTGATCGGCCATCTTTCCGGCGCCATCAATGGCGCGGCGGTGGCGCGCGGCACCTCTTTCCTGAAAGACAAGATGGGCGAAGAAATCTTCGCCCCCGGCCTTGATGTGATCGACGATCCGCTCAGGCCGCGCGGCTTCCGTTCGCGCTGGTTCGACATGGAGGGCGTGGCACGCCAGCGCCGCAAGCTGATCGACCAGGGCCGCCTCACCACCTGGCTGATGGATTGCGCCACGGCGCGGCAGCTTGGCCTCAAGAGCACCGGCCATGCCTCGCGCGGCACTTCCTCGCCGCCTTCGCCTGGCGCTACCAACCTCTACCTCGCCGCCGGCAAGCAAAGCGTCGAGGAATTGCTCGGCGGCATCGCGCGCGGGCTCTATGTGATCGAAATGATGGGTTCGTCGGTCAATCCGCTGACCGGTGATTACAGCCGTGGCGCCGCCGGCTTCCTGATCGAGAACGGCAAGCTGACCGATCCGGTTTCCGAGATCACCATTGCCGGCAATCTCAAGGAGATGTTCAAGCGCATCACTCCGGCCAGCGATCTGGTATTCCGCTATGGCACCGATGCCCCCACCGTGCTGGTGGAAGGCATGACCATCGCCGGGCGCTGA